CTCATAAAAGGTTTACTGGTGCCGGAGCGCCTGCTGGCCTACATCCGGTTTTATATTTTCCACGAGCTGGATAACGGCCGGCTTATAAAAAAGGGCGCCAAATACCACCAGTTTTTCGGCATCCAATACGCGCTCGCCGAAACCAAAAAATCCATTCGTCCGCTCGGCGATGGCCGCATTGGTGTTATCTGGCATACCACCCGTTCGGGCAAAAGCATTACCATGGCCATTTATGCCGGTATTCTGCGCCAGCTACCCGAGCTAAAAAACCCCACCATTGTGGTGCAGGTAGACCGCTTTGATTTAAACAAGCAGCTCTACGATGATTTTGTGGCCGCCAAAGACTTGGTCGGGGATGTAGCCCTGGCCCAAACCACCGACGAGTTACGCCAGCTCCTGGGCGGCGAAGGTGGCGGCGTGGTGTTCAGTACCATCGAGAAATTCCGGTTAAAAGATACCACTGATGGGCTACGGGAAGCCGAACACCCTATCCTGAGTCAGCGCGAAAATATTATTGTGATTGCCGATGAGTGCCACCGCACCCAGTACGGCCTGATAACCGGCTTTGCCAACAACCTACGCAAAGCTTTGCCCAACGCCTCCTTTATTGGTTTCACCGGCACCCCCGTCGATAGCAAAGACGCCGATACGGTAGCCGTTTTCGGGGAAATTATTCATACCTATGATATTAAACAAGCCACCGCCGATAAAGCCGTGGTGCCGATTTACTACGAGCCCCGCCTGGCCAAACTGCACCTGGGCAACGAGCAGATAGAAGAAGAAGCCGAAGAAATTACTACCGGCCTGGAAGAAAGCGATAAAAACCAAATTATGTGGGCGGCCATGGAAGATGCCGCCGGGGCCAAAGAACGCGTAGAAGCCATTGCCCGCGATATCCTCAGCCACTACCTGAACCGCACCGCTAACCTGCCCGGTAAAGCCATGGTAGTGTGCATGAGCCGCCGCAACTGCGTGAAAATGTACGATGCACTTACGGCCCTGCCCAATTGCCCCGAAGTTGCCGTGATTATGACCACCAACATTGCCAAAGACCCGAAGGAGTGGAACCCGCACGTGCGCACCAAGGAGGCCATGGAAGAAGTAAAAACCCGCTTCAAAAACCCCGATGATGAACTGCAAATAGTAATTGTGCGGGATATGTGGCTCACCGGCTTCGATAATCCGGCCCTTCACACGCTGTACGTCGATAAAGTCATGAGCGGCCACAACCTCATCCAGGCCGTAAACCGCGTCGCCACCGTTTTCCGCGACAAACCTAGCGGCCTGATTGTAGACTACATCGGCATCGGCGACAAACTCCGCGATGCCACCAAAAAATACACCGGCTCCGGTGGTCAGAGTGCCGTAACCATCGACGTAGAAGAAGCATTTGAGCTAACTAAAGAAGTTATCCAGGCCTTAAAAGTCCATTTGCCCTGATATTTTTACAAATCACTCGAAATGTCCCCCTTCGGAGGGGGTAGGGGGAGGACAATCACCCCCGAAGAACTAACTACCCTGTCATCGGCAGCAGAATCGCTGGCGAATTATACTTCTTCTTCGGAATTTGCGAACACAGGTACTGAAAGGAAAAATCCTCCTCCAACCCCCTCCGAAGGGGGACAATCGGCAACCCCGGCCTATGTGGTTCTAAATGGTGCATCATTACTGGAACAGTTTGGGTGGAGTTATTACAGCTGGCCTTATTTAAAGGAAGGCGATAAGTTTAAGCTGGTAACGCGGGCGGTAAACATTATTGTGGCCGATGAGGAAGACTCCAAAGCGTTCATGCAAAATGAAAAGAAGCTAAGCGCCTTAGTACCCATTATCAAAAACCATCAAGCCGTTAGCGACATTGCCGTGGATATTTTGTTTTTTCAGCACGTAGGAGCAGCGGTACGCAAAGTAAAATACCCGCAAAACAACATCAAGAAAAAAGAAAGCCAGATAAAAGACCTGATCCACCGCAGCATCGAAAGCGAAGAGGTGGTAGATGTGTTCCAGATGGCCGGTATCGACCGCTTCGATATTTCCATCATCAACGACGATTTCCTGGCCACCGCCAAAGAACAGAAAAGCGGTAATGAGCTTAAACTCGAGCTCTTGCGCCAAATCCTGAACGATGAAATTAAAGTGCGCTCCAGCAAGAACCTGGTAAAGTACCGCAAACTAAAAGAAGAACTAGAAAAGATTATCCGGGATTACCACGACCACTTCTTCGATAGCTTAATTGCCCTGCAAAAAGTACGCGATGTAGCCCGCGACATGCAGGAAGAAGACCTTCGCCGGAAGCAACTTGGCCTTACAGAAGACGAAGAAGCATTTTACGAAATCCTGGCCAAACACCCAAACGCCGTTCAAGATTTTGAGTTGATAAAAGAAGTGGTTAAGGATGTTACTAAAGTTATCCGGAAAAACGCTCAACAACCCGATTGGTACAAAAAAACCGATACCAAAGCGCAAATTATGCTTTCTGTAAAAAGTATCCTGCGCCGCAAAGGTATCACCGAGGAACTTCAGGAAATCTTAGCGGAGATTATGGAACAAGCCGAGTCGCGGTACCGGGAGTGGTCATTTTCGGTGGCGTAGGAATTTTAATTAAAGTAGTAGAAAGTACTAATTACAATGAAGATACCACTGTTACCTAATAATAAGTATCTCATAGAATGCCAATGGATTAAGGTACAACCTAGGTACATAAACAACAAAATAAACCAATAGTGACAATAAATATATATTATTAAAAATGCACAAAAAAGCCTTTAACAATATGCTAAAGGCTAATTATTACTAGTTTGGTATTCGTTTATTTATCGGGGTTACTTGCCAATGCAAAACTTGCTAAAAATATTATCCAGCAAATCATCCGTCGTGATGTCGCCGGTTATTTCGCCCAGAGCGTACAAAGCGCGGCGGATATCGGCGGCTAAAAAATCGCCGGTAATGCCGGACGAGAGGCCCACTAAGACTGAGTCGAGGGCCTGGTAGGTTTGCTCTAAGCTGGCATAATGGCGCAGGTTGGTTACAATGGTGCCGGAACCGGTATTCAGGTTACCTTGGTTTACCGTTTTTAATAATTCTTGTTTTAGCTCGTTTATTCCGGTTTTATCTGTTGCGGCAATAAACAACACCGGCGCTACGGCCTCATAAGCCGTTCTATCGATAGTGGCGGCTAAGTCTACTTTGTTGGCTACGGCCAGCACGGGTTTATAGCCGGCTTTTAAGCTTTGAATTTCCAGGGCTAATGCCTCCGGGCTCAATTCGTTTACGTCGAATAAATACAGAATCAGGGCGGCTTCTTCTATTTTTTGGCGCGAGCGTTCCACCCCAATGGCTTCTACCTTATCCTGAGTTTCGCGTAAACCGGCGGTGTCAATAAACCGGAATAAAATGCCTTCAATGGAAATTTCGTCTTCAATAAAATCGCGGGTAGTACCCGGAATATCCGACACAATGGCTTTTTCTTCGTTTAGTAAAACGTTGAGTAAAGTAGATTTTCCGGCGTTGGGTTTGCCCGCAATAACGGTTGGTACCCCATTTTTAATCACGTTACCCAAAGCAAACGACTGCAATAAATTACGGATGAGTCTTTGCAATTCCAGTATCAAATTTTCGAGGGCCAAACGATCGGCAAACTCCACATCTTCTTCGCCAAAATCCAGTTCCAGTTCAATCAGCGAAGCAAAATGAATGAGTTGCGTACGTAAGGCTTTAATTTCCGCTGAAAAACCGCCCCGCATCTGGTTCATGGCTACTTCGTGCGCTTTAGATGAATCCGCGGCAATCAAGTCGGCCACGGCTTCGGCTTGAGCCAGGTCAAACTTGCCGTTTAAGAAAGCCCGCTTGGTAAATTCGCCGGCTGAAGCTAACCGGGCACCTTTTTGAAGTAATAATTTAATAATCTCCTGAACAATAAAATCGGAACCATGGCAGGAAATCTCCACCACGTTTTCTTTGGTGTAGGAGTGGGGCGCCACAAACAACGAAACCAATACCTCGTCTACTACCCGCGAGCCGTCGCGGATGGTACCAAAATGAATGGTATGCGATGCTTGCTCTAATAAGTTTTTACCATGAAAAACCGATTGGCAAATGTGGATGGCCCGCGGACCAGATAACCGGATGACCGAAATAGCACCTTTACCCGCGGCAGTAGCTAAAGCCACAATGGTATCGGTAGAATGAAGTAAGGATGAATGAACCAAGAGAGAGAAAAAGTTTTATTTTGCTTTTTTAGCAGGTTTTAAGCTAGCCGTATACTGCGGGAAAGTTAATTTTTTATAATGGTTGTCGCCGAAAAAGGTAATTATTTCCCGGAAAGCGGGTACGTCGAGGTAGCCGGGTACGGGAGCCAGCATTTTTAAATTTTCGTCGAGGTACACTGTAGTGGGGAAGCTAAGCTGGCCTTGCAGTAAAACAAATGCTAACTCGTGGGCTCTTTTCTGCGCATTATAGGTAAACGTTTTTCCCTCGTAGGTAATGGGCTCTTTGCCTTCGGCATTTAAACGTACGGCATAAAAATTTTTGTTCACGTACTCGGCCAAAGCCGGGTCGGTAAAAGTACCTTTCTCCATTTTCCGGCACCAACCGCACCAATCGGTGTACACATCGATAAAAATTTTGCGAGGTTCTTTTTTAGATTGGGCAATAGCCTGTTCAAAAGTCAACCACTTAATGGCACCTTTCTTGGCTTTTACGGGTGGATTATAAGCAGTGGTATTTGCCGCCATAGATTGGCCGCCGGCGCACATAAGCGCTAAAAACAAAATAACAGCAAAACGAAAAAGGCGCATCCGTAACAATGATTTCAAATTTTAAGCTTTACAGCAAAAATAAGATATTAATTTTTAACAGAACATCGGACTAAACGGTATTCGTTCCGGCTTTAAAAAGCTGGTTAAAAGATAAATTTTTAAAAAATTTGATTTTCGGAAGCCCTCGGAACAAAACCCTAAACAATCAGAACCGGAATTTTAACGGAATGCCGTACCGAATCGATGGTAGTACCCAGAATTAAATCTTTCATGAGCTGGTGGCCATGCGAACCCATTACCAAAAGCTCGGCATTAAATTCTTTTACGATTTTAGGGATGCACTTTTTAGGATTACCATAGCCTAATTTCACAGTGACTTTATATCCTTTTCCCCGTAAATCTTTGGCGTACCGGTCCAGGTTTAGCTGATCTGAGCTGGTT
The sequence above is a segment of the Adhaeribacter swui genome. Coding sequences within it:
- a CDS encoding DUF3387 domain-containing protein; amino-acid sequence: MSPFGGGRGRTITPEELTTLSSAAESLANYTSSSEFANTGTERKNPPPTPSEGGQSATPAYVVLNGASLLEQFGWSYYSWPYLKEGDKFKLVTRAVNIIVADEEDSKAFMQNEKKLSALVPIIKNHQAVSDIAVDILFFQHVGAAVRKVKYPQNNIKKKESQIKDLIHRSIESEEVVDVFQMAGIDRFDISIINDDFLATAKEQKSGNELKLELLRQILNDEIKVRSSKNLVKYRKLKEELEKIIRDYHDHFFDSLIALQKVRDVARDMQEEDLRRKQLGLTEDEEAFYEILAKHPNAVQDFELIKEVVKDVTKVIRKNAQQPDWYKKTDTKAQIMLSVKSILRRKGITEELQEILAEIMEQAESRYREWSFSVA
- the mnmE gene encoding tRNA uridine-5-carboxymethylaminomethyl(34) synthesis GTPase MnmE; the encoded protein is MVHSSLLHSTDTIVALATAAGKGAISVIRLSGPRAIHICQSVFHGKNLLEQASHTIHFGTIRDGSRVVDEVLVSLFVAPHSYTKENVVEISCHGSDFIVQEIIKLLLQKGARLASAGEFTKRAFLNGKFDLAQAEAVADLIAADSSKAHEVAMNQMRGGFSAEIKALRTQLIHFASLIELELDFGEEDVEFADRLALENLILELQRLIRNLLQSFALGNVIKNGVPTVIAGKPNAGKSTLLNVLLNEEKAIVSDIPGTTRDFIEDEISIEGILFRFIDTAGLRETQDKVEAIGVERSRQKIEEAALILYLFDVNELSPEALALEIQSLKAGYKPVLAVANKVDLAATIDRTAYEAVAPVLFIAATDKTGINELKQELLKTVNQGNLNTGSGTIVTNLRHYASLEQTYQALDSVLVGLSSGITGDFLAADIRRALYALGEITGDITTDDLLDNIFSKFCIGK
- a CDS encoding thioredoxin family protein; translated protein: MKSLLRMRLFRFAVILFLALMCAGGQSMAANTTAYNPPVKAKKGAIKWLTFEQAIAQSKKEPRKIFIDVYTDWCGWCRKMEKGTFTDPALAEYVNKNFYAVRLNAEGKEPITYEGKTFTYNAQKRAHELAFVLLQGQLSFPTTVYLDENLKMLAPVPGYLDVPAFREIITFFGDNHYKKLTFPQYTASLKPAKKAK